The following are encoded in a window of Phaseolus vulgaris cultivar G19833 chromosome 3, P. vulgaris v2.0, whole genome shotgun sequence genomic DNA:
- the LOC137807395 gene encoding WAT1-related protein At4g28040: MGCLASNLPLIVMVGLQVHYAALAIFTRAALLEGLSTTVFVVYRQGIATLALAPMFFSSKRRQSVKSCLGFRSFFLMFVTALVGVTANQNAYFRGLYYSSSTAATAMSNLIPALTFVFAAIAGFEKMELRSLRSMAKILGTVCCVGGALIMALVKGHELLHTEFLPSIHLTGSEGDDWLLGCLLLLASSVFWSCWMILQVPIASSCPDHLLSTFWMCFFATVQSALFALLSEPDLEAWILHSPLQISCSLYAGIGIAVSFFIQSWCISERGPLYCAMFNPLATVITAFISATFLQEQLYVGSLVGAVGVIAGLYIVLWGKANEFAEIKQEAPQSNLQDDEISSRIDLEQPLLSDKSEHVTEADSKV, encoded by the exons ATGGGTTGTCTGGCTAGTAATCTTCCTCTAATTGTCATGGTAGGTCTGCAAGTTCATTATGCAGCACTTGCCATCTTCACAAGAGCAGCCCTGTTAGAAGGGCTGAGTACAACAGTGTTTGTAGTGTACAGGCAAGGCATAGCCACTTTGGCTTTGGCCCCTATGTTCTTCTCTTCTAAGAG GAGACAGTCAGTAAAAAGTTGTTTGGGATTCAGGAGCTTCTTTCTGATGTTCGTCACCGCTCTTGTTGG AGTCACAGCAAATCAGAATGCATATTTCCGAGGTTTATATTATTCATCTTCTACTGCAGCTACGGCAATGAGTAATCTGATACCTGCTTTAACGTTTGTATTTGCAGCAATTGCGGG ATTTGAGAAAATGGAACTAAGAAGCTTGAGAAGCATGGCGAAGATATTAGGGACAGTTTGTTGTGTTGGTGGAGCCTTAATCATGGCATTGGTGAAAGGACATGAACTGCTACACACGGAGTTCCTTCCTTCTATACATCTCACTGGCAGTGAAGGTGACGATTGGCTGCTGGGTTGTCTATTGCTTTTAGCAAGCAGTGTTTTCTGGTCTTGTTGGATGATCCTGCAG GTACCAATCGCTTCGTCCTGTCCAGACCATTTATTATCAACCTTTTGGATGTGCTTCTTTGCCACAGTACAGTCGGCCCTGTTTGCACTACTCTCAGAGCCAGATCTTGAAGCATGGATTTTGCATTCACCTTTGCAGATTTCATGTTCTTTATATGCA GGAATCGGAATAGCGGTTAGCTTCTTTATTCAATCCTGGTGCATCTCAGAGAGAGGTCCTCTATACTGTGCAATGTTCAACCCTTTAGCAACAGTCATCACTGCTTTCATAAGTGCAACATTCTTACAAGAACAACTATACGTTGGAAG TTTGGTAGGGGCTGTTGGAGTTATTGCTGGTTTATATATTGTACTTTGGGGTAAAGCCAACGAGTTTGCTGAGATTAAACAAGAGGCACCACAATCAAACTTGCAAGACGATGAGATAAGTAGTAGAATAGATTTGGAACAACCCCTTCTATCAGATAAATCTGAACATGTAACAGAGGCAGATAGCAAAGTGTAG
- the LOC137805604 gene encoding uncharacterized protein produces MTNGWTDRKRRTILNFLVNSPRGTVFLKSIDASDICKTADKIFKMIDDIVEEVGEENVIQVVTDNATNYKAAGELLMQKRKKLYWTPCAAHCIDLIYIPIWEIIDHRWDNQLHRPLHAAGYYLNPMLHYHPDFKVDYEVKRGLYECLERLVGDLDVMGKVDLQLESFKTKSGLYGTPLAQLGLKTKTPSQWWESYGDQHPELQRFAIRVLSLTCSSSGCERNWSAFERIDEEERFGEDDTSRRATNDLEVPPIDDDLEVPPIDDNENEDLLEDQDDYPMIIVNDLIG; encoded by the exons ATGACAAATGGATGGACGGATAGGAAGAGGAGGACTATACTTAATTTTTTGGTAAATAGTCCAAGAGGAACTGTCTTTTTGAAATCTATTGATGCATCTGACATATGCAAGACCGCTGATAAAATCTTCAAAATGATAGATGATATTGTTGAAGAGGTGGGGGAAGAAAATGTCATCCAAGTTGTAACAGATAATGCAACAAATTATAAAGCAGCTGGGGAGTTGTTAATGCAAAAGAGGAAAAAGTTGTATTGGACCCCTTGTGCAGCTCATTGCATTGATCTGAT CTACATTCCCATTTGGGAAATCATTGATCATCGATGGGACAACCAATTGCATAGGCCGTTGCATGCTGCAGGCTATTATCTTAATCCCATGTTACACTATCATCCTGACTTTAAAGTTGATTATGAGGTGAAACGTGGACTGTATGAATGTTTGGAGAGGTTGGTGGGAGACCTTGATGTGATGGGTAAAGTTGATCTTCAATTAGAGAGTTTCAAGACCAAGTCTGGATTGTATGGTACTCCATTAGCTCAACTTGGACTCAAGACCAAAACTCCATCACAATGGTGGGAATCATATGGTGATCAACATCCAGAACTACAAAGATTTGCAATTAGAGTATTGAGTTTGACTTGTAGTTCATCTGGCTGTGAGCGTAATTGGAGTGCTTTTGAAAGG ATTGACGAAGAAGAAAGAt TTGGAGAAGATGATACTAGTAGAAGAGCAACAAATGATTTGGAGGTTCCTCCAATTGATGATGATTTGGAAGTTCCTCCAATTGATgataatgaaaatgaagatcTTTTGGAGGACCAAGATGATTATCCTATGATTATTGTAAATGATTTAATTGGATAG